In Pseudomonadota bacterium, a genomic segment contains:
- a CDS encoding nuclear transport factor 2 family protein codes for MRTLLAALALSTTVAVGMEPLPAAIDCYQNATTAQDIDAYMACFTEDAVMVDVSRTFTGQAAIRAWAEREVIPGGDGFRHRAILDADHGYAKTEVNWSAWVVHYSYWWNADGKITRMSLQYAN; via the coding sequence CACCACGGTGGCTGTGGGCATGGAGCCGCTGCCCGCCGCCATCGACTGCTACCAGAACGCCACCACTGCACAGGACATCGACGCCTACATGGCCTGCTTCACCGAAGACGCCGTGATGGTCGACGTCTCGCGCACGTTCACCGGCCAGGCGGCGATCCGCGCCTGGGCCGAGCGCGAGGTCATCCCAGGCGGCGACGGCTTCCGCCACCGCGCGATCCTCGACGCCGACCACGGCTACGCGAAGACGGAGGTCAACTGGTCGGCGTGGGTGGTGCACTACAGCTACTGGTGGAACGCCGACGGCAAGATCACACGCATGTCCTTGCAGTACGCCAACTGA
- a CDS encoding SDR family NAD(P)-dependent oxidoreductase, with protein sequence MARALVTGGNRGIGEAIVRGLIAAGCEVVIGARDTAAGATVAKALGAEAVALDVADNDSIDAAVAAIGAVDILVNNAGVLGSGRVLDDPADFAEAMAVMVHGPYRLMHLLVPGMVARGHGRVVNVSSGWGAFADGVAGPGAYGVAKAALNALTVAAARGLPADVKVNAMCPGWVRTRMGGAGAARSPEDGADTAVWLATLDAAGPSGGFFRDRRPIDW encoded by the coding sequence ATGGCACGCGCACTCGTCACAGGCGGTAACCGCGGCATCGGCGAAGCGATCGTCCGTGGCTTGATTGCGGCCGGCTGCGAGGTGGTAATCGGCGCGCGCGATACCGCCGCCGGTGCGACGGTCGCCAAAGCCCTCGGCGCCGAGGCCGTCGCGCTGGACGTCGCCGACAACGACAGCATCGACGCCGCCGTCGCAGCGATCGGCGCGGTAGACATCCTGGTCAACAACGCCGGCGTGCTCGGCAGCGGCAGGGTGCTCGACGACCCAGCCGACTTTGCCGAGGCGATGGCGGTGATGGTCCACGGCCCCTACCGCCTGATGCACCTGCTGGTGCCCGGCATGGTGGCGCGCGGCCACGGGCGCGTGGTCAACGTGTCGTCGGGCTGGGGGGCCTTCGCCGACGGCGTCGCCGGGCCTGGCGCCTACGGGGTGGCGAAGGCGGCGTTGAACGCCCTGACCGTTGCCGCAGCCCGCGGCCTGCCCGCCGACGTCAAGGTCAACGCGATGTGCCCCGGCTGGGTGCGCACCCGCATGGGCGGCGCCGGCGCGGCGCGTTCGCCCGAGGACGGCGCAGACACCGCCGTCTGGCTCGCCACGCTCGACGCAGCCGGCCCGAGCGGCGGCTTCTTCCGCGACCGCCGCCCGATCGACTGGTAG